In Microbulbifer pacificus, the genomic stretch TGATCGAGATTGTGGAAGTGTCCGACAAGATGATTACCAGCGCACGGATCCGAAAAGCCCGCGGCTGATCGCGTCGAACACGGACATACAGCAGGTTTACACTAACGCCAGTTGCCGCTGTACTGGCGCAAAGCTTTTGCGGTGTATCGGTGTAACCCCCAGCCGCGCGAGCGCCGCCATATGCGCCTTGGTCGGATAACCCTTATGTCCGGCGAGGCCATATCCGGGATACTGCTGATCCAGCGCCACCATTTCCCTATCCCGCGTGACCTTGGCAAGAATAGAGGCCGCCGCAATCGCCGCAACCCGGTCATCCCCTTTCACCACGGTATCACAGGCGTAGTGCCAGTCCGGTTTGCGGTTACCGTCCACCAGTACAAACTCAGGCCGCAGCGACAATTGCTCAACTGCGCGCTTCATCGCCAGCATACTCGCGTGCAGAATATTTAACCGATCAATCTCTTCCACCGTCGCACGGGCGATGGCAAAGCTCAGCGCCTTTTCACGGATTTCATCGAACAGTACTTCGCGTCTTTTTTCACTGAGTTTTTTTGAGTCCGCCAGCCCGACGATGGGGCTATCGGGATCGAGAATTACCGCCGCGGCCACCACGTCCCCGGCCAGAGGACCACGTCCCACCTCATCGACACCGGCAAGCAACACACCCGTATACGGACACAGATAGGGAGGAAGAGACGAACTGGATTTCATGGATAGTCTACAGGTTTTACAGGTGAGCCCGTAAGGCAGGAAGGTTAGCCGTACAACAACTTACACACTGCGTCCGCGGCTTTTTCCGAGGCATCGCGGCGCAGCTGCTGGTGCAGCTCGCTGAATTCTCTGCGCAATTGATCACCGAGCAATGGATCATCAAAGTAATTCAACAATGCCGCCCCCAGTGCTTCAGGCGTGGCCTCATCCTGGAGAATTTCCGGCACCAGCTCACGCTGCGCCAACAGGTTTGGCAGGGAAACCCAGGGGGTGTGCAGCATGCGCGAAAAAATTGCGTAGGTCAGCGACGCCATTTTATAGGCCACGACCATAGGTTTGTTCATCAGCATGGTTTCGAGAGTCGCAGTTCCGGATGCAATCAGTACCGCATCTGCAGCAGCCAGTGCCTGCTGGGAGTTTCCGTCAAGGACCATCAGTGGCAGCGCGTCGATACCGGGCAATTGCGCCAGTTGCTGCTCAATCTGCGATTTGCGATCCGGGCTTGCCGCTGGCAACACGAACTTGAGATTTGGCCGACGCTGATAGCACCAGAGCGCCGCCTGTAAAAAAAGGGGCCCCAGCAGCCGAACCTCTCCACCGCGACTACCCGGCAGCAGCGCGACGACTTCATCCTCGGAGGAAAAACCGAGCACCTGTTTTGCCGCCGACACGTCGACATCCAGAGGAATATCATCGGCCAGCGGGTGTCCGACAAAGGTCACCGGCACCTTGTGCTCGCGATAAAACTCCGCCTCGAATGGCAGCAGGGTGAGCATATGGTCCACCGCGCGGGCGATTTTCTTTATCCGCCCTTGGCGCCAGGCCCACACGGAAGGGCTGACATAATGCATCGTGGGAATACCGGCGGAGCGGAGGGCCTCCTCCAACCCGAGATTAAAATCCGGCGAATCGATACCGATAAAAATATCAGGAGGGTCAGCAAGAAAGTTTTCACGCAGGGTGCGGCGGATACGAAGTAACTCCGGCAGACGCTTCAGAGGTTCCACCAGCCCCATAACCGACAACCTTTCCATCGGGAACAGGGACTCGGCTCCCAGCGCCTGCATACGCGGACCGGCAATACCACGCACTTCCACTGCAGGAAAACGCTTCCGCAGAGCCGCAATCAACCCCGCACCGAGAATATCTCCCGAGGCCTCTCCGGCCAACATACCGATGCGCAACGTGCGCACCTCCTCAATCGAAGTGTTCAACGGACGATGCCACGAGTGGAATTTTGCAGGGAATCGATCCAGGGCTGAATTGCCGCGGACTCCTGGCGCAACGGCTGCAGAGACTCCAGCGCCTCATCTGTTGTCAAACCACGACGGTAAACAATCTTGTAAGCGCGATTGATCAGTGCGATGTCCTCGCGGCTGAAACCGCGCCTGCGCAGTCCCTCAGCATTGATGGTCTTGGCCTCTGCAGGGTTGCCAGCCACCATCACGTAGGCGGGAACATCCTTACCGACACCACACCCCATCCCGGTAAATGCGTGTTCGCCGATCGTGCAGTACTGATGAACGAGGGTATAACCGCTAAGGATTGCCCAGTCGCCCACATGTACGTGGCCCGCAAGCGCCACGTTGTTGACGAGAATAGTATTGTTGCCGATCACGCTATCGTGGCCAATGTGTGCGTAGGCCATCAGCAGATTGCCGTTGCCAATAGTGGTCTCACCGCGATCCTGCACGGTACCGCGGTGAATGGTAACGCCTTCACGAATGACATTGCCATCGCCAATCACCAGTGTGGTGGGCTCACCCTGGTATTTTTTATCCGGAGTGTCCTGCCCTACCGTGGCGAACTGATAAATACGATTGTTTTTGCCCAGCCGGGTCGGCCCGCTGAGCACGACGTGCGAGGCGATCTCACACCCATCGCCGACTTCTACACCGGGCCCGATTACACTATAGGGGCCGATATGCACGCCTTCGCCAATACTCGCCGAGTCGTCGACAATGGCGGTTGGATGAATCCTGGTTTGCATTCCGTGGTTCTCTCCTCACCAGCAGGGTTGTGCGAAGTATCCTGATATGTCCGCGCAACAACCCGGATTTCACTGGCAGTGACTCAGATCTTTTTCACCGCACACAGAATGTCCGCCGATGCCGCCAGCTCTCCGTCTACACTGGCTTTGCCGGCAAACTTCCAGATTCCGCGACGCTCGGAAATCACTTCAGACTCCAATTGCAGGCGATCACCCGGCACAACCTGGCGTTTGAAGCGCACATTGTCGATACCCGCGAAGAGGTACAAGTAGCCGTCCTCCGGCTTCTGCCCCAGGGTTTTAAAGCCGAGAATACCTGATACCTGAGCCAGCGCCTCCACGATCATCACTCCCGGAAAGATTGGCATTTCCGGAAAGTGGCCGTTAAACACCTCTTCGTTGATCGAAATGTTTTTATAGCCCTTGATCGACTTACCCTCTTCCAACTCAACAACACGGTCGACCAGAAGAAAAGGATAGCGGTGCGGAAGGTATTGACGAATTTCCTGAACGTCCATCATGACGAATTGTCCCCAGAAACCACTTCGGGGCGCCGAACGCCCCGAATCTACTAAAAATTAAACTGTCTGCAACCGGAAGTTACCGGGCTTTATTCCTGCTCACCTTGCGGCGTACTTTCATCCGCTCGCCCGAGATTAGCCGCCAATGTTTTTTCAAGTTCACTCAGGCGGCGAGCCATCTGATCCAACTGCCCAAATCGCACCGCATTTCGCCGCCACGACCGGCTGTCAGAGAAAGGGGTACCACTGGAGTATGAGCCCGCTTCATCAATGGACTTGGTCACCAGCGAACGGGCAGTAACATGGGTGTGATCCGCGATGGTGACGTGACCGACAATGCCAGCGCCACCGGCAATGGTGCAGTGCTTGCCGATAACGGCGCTGCCCGCCACTGCAGAACAGGCGGCCATGGCCGTATAGTCACCAATGCGCACATTGTGCGCGATCTGCACCATGTTGTCGATCTTGACCCCGCGACCGATCACTGTGTTGCCCAGTGCTCCGCGGTCGATACAGGTACAAGCTCCTACTTCCACCTCATCGGCAATTTCCACTCCGCCCAACTGATGGATCTTGATCCACTGCCCCTGGCTTGGTGCGAACCCGAATCCATCGGCACCGATGACGGTATTACTATGCACGGTACAGTCGGCACCGATAAAGCAGCCATGATAAACGACGACATTGGGGAAAAGCCGTGAGCGGGCGCCTATTTCACTACCCTCACCCACCACGCATCCGGGGCCAATAACAGCGGACGCCGCAACTTTGGCATGCGCCTCAATGATCACCCCCGGACCGATACACGCGGAGGGGTGCACTTCCGCGCTGGGATGAACAGAAGCGCTGGGATCTATACCGGCAGCGTACTGCGGAGTCTTGTCATAAATGGCGGTAGCGAGGGCGAATGCGTGATAGGGATTTGCCACCACTAGCGCCGTCACCGGGCACGATTCCGCCTGCTCAGCTGTCAGCAGCACCGCGCAAGCGCGAGTGCTGGCAAGAAAGCGACGATAGTTGGCGCTCGCCAGAAAGCTGACCTCAAGGTCGTCGGCATCCTGCAACGTATTGAGACCGGTAGGCACCAGACTCTCACTGGCACCTTCCGCCAAACGCAGTTCGGCGCCCAACACTTCAGCCAGCTGGGACAGTGTTGGCTGTCCGGTCTTCAAACTGATCACCTGCGGTAATTTATTTTGCAGCGTTCAGACGCTTGACCAGTTCTTCGGTCAGGTTGGCATCGTTACCCGCGTAAACGGCAGCAGTGGCGTCCAAGACCAGATCCAGCTTGCGCTCCTTGATTACAGCTTCCAGCGCCTCTTTGGCTTTCGGCAGCAGATCTTTTTGCAGATCCTGAACCGCCTGCCCTTCAATCGCACGCAGCTTTTTAACAGTCGTTTCAAAATCGGAGCGTTTGAAGTTAATTTTGCGCTGCTCTTCAGCCCTTTTCTCTTCAGACCAGGTCACGCCATTTTTTTGCGCATCTTCTGCCATTTTCTGCACTTCCACGCGAATGCTTTCCGCAGTGTTCTGCAGTTGGGAGTACTCGGAGCTGGTCTTGAGCGCATTGATTTTCGCCGTCGCCTTTTCGGTACTCATGATCGCAGCCTGAATATTGACCACGGCCACCTTGGTTTGTGCAGATGCCGCTCCCGCAAACATCAGACCCGCCAACAGAATTGCACTAGCTTTCACAAATTTGAACACGCTTATTCTCCGTAACTCATAAATTTCGGCGCCCTGGAGGCGCACATTATTATCAAAACAATCGGCCGCCCTGCAATAAACCCCGAGCAGAAGCGGCGATATACCCCTGGATCAGAAACTGTTGCCCAGTGAGAACTGGAACACTTCTACATCGTCGTCTTCGTTTTCACGCAGTGCCTTGGCGAGGCTAAAGGTGAGAGGACCGAAACCGGTAATCCAGGTCAGACCGATGCCAGCAGAGACATTCAGGTAATCGACGTCGATATCGTAACAGTTAAGCTGGGTGGCGCCACAGCTTGAGTCGAACACGTTACCCGCGTCGATAAAAAACGCCGACTGCATGGAGCGCTGATCCTTCACGAATGGAATCGGGAAAATCACTTCCGCACTGCCTTCTACCAGAATGTTGCCACCAAATGGGTCGGGGCGACGCCCGGAAGATTCCGTCACCAGTTCACCGGTATCCGTATTCAACACGTAACAGCGTTTGGTTACTGCACCCTCGGCATCTACCGCACAGCTAACGTAATCGTAAAACTCGGCCGGGGTGGAGCGCGGCCCAAGGGTATTGCGTTCAAAACCACGCACCGAGCCGAAACCACCGCCGTAGAAGTTTTCAAAGAACGGCAACTCGCCGGTGTCCCCATAGCCGTTCGCGTAACCGAGACGCGTACGCAACCGCAATGTCAGATCCTTGGTTAATGGGCGGAAATACTGCGCGGTATAGATGAACTTGTAATACTCAAGATCACCGCCAGGCAGCGCGATTTCCATGGATGCCTGTTGCGAGGCGCCGCGGGTGGCGAGGATACCGCGGTTTAAGGTTGAGCGTGCATACGAAGTCGTGAGCGACCAGGTATCAAACTCATCGCCGTACAGATCGACAAACCCGTCGTAATCCGTATTCAGCAGGCTGTCATCCAGCGGCATGCTCAAATCGAGCACGACACCGTCTTCGACGGCCTGCCCGAGTTCTTCCGAAATACTCGCCAGTTCATCGAGGTCTACTTCCCCCGTTACACCACTGATCGGGCGCGGGCTGGAGACAATCTGTTGAACTGAGCTACTGTGGGTACTCAACTCCAGGTGGTTGAATCCCACATTCAGGCCGATCCGGGAAATTTCCGAAATCGGATAACCAAAGCTCAGCCCCGCGCCATACGTGGTGGTGTTATAGCTGGACAGGTTGATCTCGGAGTAGTCACGCTCCTGGTAGAACACGTTGAAACCGCGACTGACGCCGTCGGGCGTGAAATATGGATCCGTGTAGGAAAAATTCACCACCGTCTGGTATTTGGAGGTGTTCACCCCAAAGCCAACGGATTTGCCGGTGCCCAGCCAGTTGTTTTCCTGCACATTGGCACCGAGCACCAAGCCACTGCCCTGGGCGTATCCCACGGTGCCGCCAATGGAACCAGAAGGCTGTTCTTCGACCGTGTACTCTACATCGATCTGGTCGGAAGTACCGGGTACCTCGGTCGTTTCTACCTGTACTTCCTTGAAGTAACCGAGACGCTCGAGACGCACCTTGGATTGCTCAATGCGCGCAGAGGACGCGGATGCGGATTCCATCTGCCGCATTTCGCGGCGCAACACATCGTCGGAGGTGCGGGTGTTGCCGCGGAAATTGATGCGGCGTACATAGGCGCGCTTGCCGGGATCGATAAAGAACGTGACCTTTACGGTTTTGTCTTCCTCGTTGGCCTCGGGCATCCCGTTCACTTCCGCGAAGGTATAGCCTTCGTTGCCGAGGCGCTTGGTGATGTAGTCCGAGGTTGTCGTCATCAATACCTGAGAGAAGGTCTGCCCCTTGCGAACCAGCAACAGGCGGCGGATCTCTTCTTCGGAAACAACAGGGTCGCCGGCCAGTTCCACATCGGAAACGGTGTAGACATCACCTTCGGTGATATTGACGGTAATGAAAACGCTCTTTTTGTCGGGACTCAGCGACACCTGGGTAGAGTCGATCTTGAATTCAAGATAACCGCGGTCGAGGTAATAGGATTCCAGACGCTCCAGGTCACCGGTAAGTTTTTCCCGAGAGTATTTGTCGTCGCTGTTCAGCCAGGACAACCAGCCAGTGGTCTGCAGCTCGAAAATTTCACCCAGTTCCTCATCCGAGAACGCCTGGTTGCCGACCACATTGATATGCTTGATGGCGGCCACGGAGCCCTCGTCCACGACCACTTTCAGTTCAACCTGATTACGCGGCAGTTCCTTGACCTCAGTTTTTACACTGGCGCCGTAGCGGCCCTGAGCCACGTACTGGCGCTGCAGCTCCTGAGCCAGGCCTTCAAGCGTCGCGCGCTTGAAAATCTGCCCCTCCGCAAGACCGTTGTCATTCATGCCTTTCAGCAGGTCTTCCGTTTTGATCGCCTTGTTGCCGGTGATTTCAATCTTGGAGATTGCCGGGCGCTCGCGCACGGTAATCACCAGCACCCCGTTCTCACGACCAATCTGGATATCCTGAAAGTATCCGGTGCGAAACAGTGCGCGGGTCGCGCTCTGGATTTCCACACTTTCGACCTGATCGCCCACCCGCACAGGCAGCGCCGCGAACACAGTACCGGCGGAAACCCGCTGCAGACCTTCTACGCGAATATCGTTGACCACAAACGACTGGGCGTAGGCAGTAATTGGCAGAGCCAGGCCGAGCGAAGCCGCTTTCAGGAAGTTTTTCATCTACTAATTCCGAGTTTTTATTCGCAATTCCTGCCGGGCCTCGGGCCCGTACAATTCTTGAGAGCCCGCAGGCACCCCGTTCAGACATCTAAAGTCGAAGAATGTCGTTGTACAACGCCAGCGCCATGATCCCCAGCACCATGGCCATACCGACCTGCAAACCGATCATCTGCACACGCTCGGACACCGGAGAGCCCTTGATGGCTTCAATACCGTAGTAAAGCAGATGCCCGCCATCCAGTACTGGAATAGGCAGCAGGTTCAGTACACCGAGACTGATACTTAGTAATGCCAACAATGACAGGAATGACTGCCAGCCGGCGTTCGCCGAAGTGCCGGCCACTTTAGCAATGGTGATTGGACCGCTCAAGTTGCGGGTCGAAAGTTGCCCGAGCAGCAATTTTTTCAGGCTATCGAGGGTGAAGAGTGTCTTGCTCCAGGTTTCTTCCAGCCCCTTGTTGAGTGCACTCAACATGCCGTAGTGGTAACGACGCACCTTGTCTTCCGGCCAGGACGCGCCGGCTGGCGCCACGCCAATACGCCCGATCTCCTCACCACCATCCAGTTTGACCCGATCGGGAATAACGGTAAGCGCCAGCTCCGCACCATCCCGCGCAACGGTGACCTGCACCGGTTGCTCCGGACGCGCCTTGATATAGCTGGTCCAATCGTCCCAGGCGTCAAATACCTGTCCGTCAGTGGATACAATCTCATCGCCCACTTGCAGCCCTCCCCGCTCCGCGGGGCTACCCGGGATTATCTGGGAAAGTGTCATACCGGGCTCGGGAATCCACAGGGAAACGCCAATTTCCTCCATGGGATCCGGCACCTCCCGCCCGGCCAGCCAGCGCTCGATATCCGCGTACATGTGATATTCCAGGGAGGAATCCGGGTAGCGCACGGAAAACTTGATATGCCCGCTATCCCCGAGGCGATTGGCCAGGCGCCAGTTCAGCGCCTGCCAGGTCGGCGTCGGATGATCATCCACCGCAAGAATTTCCTGCCCCTGCTCCAAACCGGCTACAGCGGCCAGACTGCCCGGCTCCACCTTGCCCACCACTGGCACAGGACCGGAAGTACCACCGAGGAAAACGCCCCAAAACAGCACTATTGCGAGCAGGAAATTGGCAATCGGGCCGGCCGCCGCAATCGCCATACGCGCCCAGACGCTCTTGCGATTGAAGGCGCGATCCAGCTCATTAGGGGCGACCGTACCTTCGCGTTCGTCCAGCATCTTGACGTAGCCGCCGAGAGGGATCGCCGAAATAGTGAACTCGGTGCCGTGGCGATCGTAGCGGGAAACCAACCGTCGACCGAAACCGATGGAGAAGCGCAGTACCTTGACCCCACACCAGCGCGCAACAATAAAGTGGCCGAACTCGTGAAAGCTCACCAATACACCGAGGGCAATGAGGGCCCAGACTGCAGTCTGTAGAAAATCTAGCATGGGGGCAGTTTACATTGATCTCATTTGCGGGTGCGGTTCACCCGCACGGACACCGTTCAGCTCTTCCAACACTTCAAGCGCCCGTTTACGAGCATTCCGATCAGCCAGTTCGACTGCATCCAGGTCCGTCAGTTCAACCACCTCGGTGGTTTTCATGACCTTTTCGATGAGCCGGGCAATCCCGGTAAACGGCAGCTCGCCGGCGAGAAAAGCATCTACGGCAATTTCATTGGCGGCATTCAGCACCGTTGGTGCACTGCCACCTGCTTCCATGGCTTCCCGCGCCAGACGCAGGCACGGGAAGCGGGAGTCATCCGGCGCCTCGAAATCAAGCCGCCCCTGCGCAATCAGATCCAGAGCGGCAACACCACTGTCGATCCTCTCCGGGAACGCCAGCGCATGGGCAATGGGTGTGCGCATATCCGGATTCCCCATCTGCGCCAGAAGCGATCCATCCCGGTACTGCACCATGGAATGCACAATACTCTGAGGGTGCACCACCACCTGGATATCCGCAGGCTTGGCGTGAAAAAGATAGCAGGCTTCAATGAATTCCAGCCCTTTGTTCATCATGGTGGCGGAATCCACGGAAATCTTGCGCCCCATGGACCAATTCGGGTGGCGGCAGGCCTCCTCCGGTGTCACAGTATCCAGCGCTCCCGGATCGCGGGTACGAAAGGGGCCACCGGAACCCGTCAGCAGAATACGCTCTACCCCGGCAGCGTCGAGGCTCTCACAGGGATAGGGAAGGCACTGGAAAATCGCGTTGTGCTCACTGTCGACAGGCAAAAGTTGCGCGCCACTCTCTGCGAGCGCGGCCATGAACAGCGGCCCCGCCATCACCAGTGACTCTTTATTCGCAAGCAACACCTTCTTGCCCTTGCGCACTGCCGCCAGTGTAGGCTTCAGGCCGGCAGCACCCACGATGGCCGCCATCACCACCGCCACGTCTTCGTGTGCAGCCACCCGGCACAGAGCATCCACCCCGCACAGAACTTCCGTCGCAACACTACCTGACCCCGACTTCAGTGCACGGCGCAGCTGAGCGGCCTTGTCTTCGTCCAGTACTACGGCAAATCGGGGCGAGAAACGCTGGCACTGCTGCGCCAGCTCTTCGATGCGATCGCGGGCGGTCAGTGCGAATACCGAGTATTTTTGCGGGTGGCGCGCCAGCACATCCAGAGTACTGACACCAATGGAGCCAGTAGACCCGAGTACACAGACGGCTTGTGGATTCGTGGAATGCATGAAACGAACTACCTCAGCGACTCAACAGGGCACCGGACCACGCCGGTGCCAGAGCCGAACTTCGTCAGCGATGGTATTAGTAATAGCGGGCGATAAACAGGCAAAAGCTTGTCCCGGTTACTGGGCGCAAATTACACAATTTTTATAGATACTTGGGCAATTCACTCGCCAGCGCCGCCATGGTGAATACCGGCAGTGCCGCCGTGAGACTGTCCAGCCGGTCCAGAATGCCACCGTGCCCCGGCAATATCCGACTGCTGTCTTTGATACCACGGTGACGTTTGAACATGCTTTCAACCAGATCTCCGATTACCGACGCCAGCGCAGTAACCAGTACCCCAAAGGTAAACAATATGGTGTTTTTCACAGGGAGGTCGAACGCGAAGGACACCGCCAACGCCAGGACCAGACAGGCCGCAAGGCCACCGAAAAAGCCCTCCCAGGACTTGCCCGGGCTCACTTCGCGAGCAAGCTTGTGCCGGCCGTATTTGCGGCCCACAAAATAGGCCCCAACATCCGCGGCCACCACGACCGCCACAACAAACAACACCAGCCAGGGACCGTGCTCAAGGCCCTGCAGGATAACCACGGACAACCAGGCCGGCACCAGCACCACCAGGCCAATCAGGCCGCGGGCCCAGCGATTCCCCCAGAGCATGGCGCTCGCGGGATACCCCTGGACCCAGAGAAAAGCCAGTGCCCACCAACCACAGGCGACTGCGAGAATTCGCCGTGCGTGGTCCACATCGGGGCTTGAGAATTCGAATTTGAAAACATAGTGCGCCGCCCCGATGAGGGCGGCACCGAGCGCACCGAGAAACACAAACCGCAACGCACGGTTCAGATTGGACAGGTTGGCCCACTCCCACCCCCCCAACAGGATGATCGCCGCCACCACGATGGCAAACCACTGCATGGGTACGAAGAAAAGCAGCCCGAGGAACAGAGCAACCAATACCAGCGCGGTAATTATTCTTTGTTTTAGCACCGTTTAACCCTTGATTAAATCAATCTGGCAACCGGTAAAACGCACCTGAAGCATCCATCGCGAACAGCGGTGTCCGCGCTGCTCTCACCATCAGGCCTGCGCTTCCAGTCCATCCTCACTGCGACCGCCGTAACGTCGGTCCCGCTGGCGAAATGCCGCAATGGCATCATCCAGCTCGGCGACCCCAAAATCCGGCCACAGTGTTTCAGTAAAATAAAATTCGCTATATGCAGCCTGCCAGAGGATAAAATTACTGATGCGTTGCTCCCCACTGGAGCGGATCAGTAAATCCACGGGCGGAAGATCCGCCAGCAGTACTCGCTCAGCAAGCGCCGTCTCATCGATCGAATCCACAGAGCGCTCGCCGCTTGCCACCTCTTGGGCCAGCATACGGGCTGCCTGGGCAATATCCCACTGGCCGCCGTAGTCTGCGGCAATCACCAGAGTGCCGTTCACACCACCCCGCGTCAGCGCCTCCGCTTCCGCGATTGCCCGCTGCAGACGCGGAGAAAATCGGTCCCGGCGACCAATCACACGCAGCTCAACCCCCTGCTCCTGCATCCGCCGCGCTTCGCGCCGCAGATAGGAGTGAAACAGGGTCATCAGCAGCTCCACCTCTTTAGGTGGGCGCTGCCAATTCTCGCTGGAGAAGGCGAACAGCGTGAGCACTTCAACGCCACGCTCTTTGCAGGCCTCGATCAGATCCCGGATCCGCTCGACCCCCGCCTTATGTCCGGCGGACGGAGACAGGCCTTTACGCGCTGCCCAGCGACCGTTGCCATCCATGATGATGGCGATATGCCGCGGTTCCAAAACCTCAGGACCCGTCACACCCGTACCACGTGCAGACATCAGATTTCCATCAGGTCCTTTTCTTTTACCGACAACACCTTTTCCACCTCGGCAATATACTTGTCGGTCAGCTTCTGGATTTCGTCACCGGCACGGCGCTCGTCGTCCTCGGAGATCTGCTTTTCTTTTTCCAGCGCTTTCACTTCCGCCAGCGCATCGCGACGCACATTCCGAATCGCCACACGGGCGTTTTCCGCTTCGCCCTTAGCCTGGCGAATGAAATTCTTGCGGGTTTCCTCCGTCAGCATCGGCATCGGAATACGGATCACGCTGCCAGCGGTGCTGGGGTTCAGTCCCAGATCGGACTTCATGATCGCTTTTTCGATATCCGGAACCAGATTCTTTTCCCAGGGAGTAACGGAAAGCGTACGCGCATCTTCCACCGTTACGTTGGCCACCTGCGACAACGGTGTATCGGAGCCGTAATAGGAGACCATTACGCCATCGAGAATACTCGGATGCGCGCGACCGGTGCGAATTTTGTTGAAGTTGCTACCCAGCGCTTCAATGGATTTTTTCATGCGCCCTTCGGCGTCTTTTTTGATGTCGTTGATCACTGATTCACATCCTCTTCAATAAGTGTGCCCTCTTGGCCGCCCACAACGATATTCAGCAGTGCGCCGGTCTTGTCCATCCGGAAAACGCGCACAGGCATATTGTGCTCACGACAGAGGCAGATTGCGGTTAAATCCATAACCCCGAGCTTTTTGTCCAGCACCGCGTCGTAGGTGAGACGGTCATAGCGGGTGGCATCAGGTACCAGTTTCGGATCGGCGGAGTAGACACCATCCACTTTGGTGGCTTTCAGCACCAGCTCGGCGTCAATCTCGATCCCGCGCAGACAAGCCGCGGAATCTGTGGTGAAAAACGGGTTACCGGTACCGGCGGCA encodes the following:
- the rnhB gene encoding ribonuclease HII; translated protein: MKSSSSLPPYLCPYTGVLLAGVDEVGRGPLAGDVVAAAVILDPDSPIVGLADSKKLSEKRREVLFDEIREKALSFAIARATVEEIDRLNILHASMLAMKRAVEQLSLRPEFVLVDGNRKPDWHYACDTVVKGDDRVAAIAAASILAKVTRDREMVALDQQYPGYGLAGHKGYPTKAHMAALARLGVTPIHRKSFAPVQRQLALV
- the lpxB gene encoding lipid-A-disaccharide synthase; this translates as MRTLRIGMLAGEASGDILGAGLIAALRKRFPAVEVRGIAGPRMQALGAESLFPMERLSVMGLVEPLKRLPELLRIRRTLRENFLADPPDIFIGIDSPDFNLGLEEALRSAGIPTMHYVSPSVWAWRQGRIKKIARAVDHMLTLLPFEAEFYREHKVPVTFVGHPLADDIPLDVDVSAAKQVLGFSSEDEVVALLPGSRGGEVRLLGPLFLQAALWCYQRRPNLKFVLPAASPDRKSQIEQQLAQLPGIDALPLMVLDGNSQQALAAADAVLIASGTATLETMLMNKPMVVAYKMASLTYAIFSRMLHTPWVSLPNLLAQRELVPEILQDEATPEALGAALLNYFDDPLLGDQLRREFSELHQQLRRDASEKAADAVCKLLYG
- the lpxA gene encoding acyl-ACP--UDP-N-acetylglucosamine O-acyltransferase; the encoded protein is MQTRIHPTAIVDDSASIGEGVHIGPYSVIGPGVEVGDGCEIASHVVLSGPTRLGKNNRIYQFATVGQDTPDKKYQGEPTTLVIGDGNVIREGVTIHRGTVQDRGETTIGNGNLLMAYAHIGHDSVIGNNTILVNNVALAGHVHVGDWAILSGYTLVHQYCTIGEHAFTGMGCGVGKDVPAYVMVAGNPAEAKTINAEGLRRRGFSREDIALINRAYKIVYRRGLTTDEALESLQPLRQESAAIQPWIDSLQNSTRGIVR
- the fabZ gene encoding 3-hydroxyacyl-ACP dehydratase FabZ encodes the protein MMDVQEIRQYLPHRYPFLLVDRVVELEEGKSIKGYKNISINEEVFNGHFPEMPIFPGVMIVEALAQVSGILGFKTLGQKPEDGYLYLFAGIDNVRFKRQVVPGDRLQLESEVISERRGIWKFAGKASVDGELAASADILCAVKKI
- the lpxD gene encoding UDP-3-O-(3-hydroxymyristoyl)glucosamine N-acyltransferase; this encodes MKTGQPTLSQLAEVLGAELRLAEGASESLVPTGLNTLQDADDLEVSFLASANYRRFLASTRACAVLLTAEQAESCPVTALVVANPYHAFALATAIYDKTPQYAAGIDPSASVHPSAEVHPSACIGPGVIIEAHAKVAASAVIGPGCVVGEGSEIGARSRLFPNVVVYHGCFIGADCTVHSNTVIGADGFGFAPSQGQWIKIHQLGGVEIADEVEVGACTCIDRGALGNTVIGRGVKIDNMVQIAHNVRIGDYTAMAACSAVAGSAVIGKHCTIAGGAGIVGHVTIADHTHVTARSLVTKSIDEAGSYSSGTPFSDSRSWRRNAVRFGQLDQMARRLSELEKTLAANLGRADESTPQGEQE
- a CDS encoding OmpH family outer membrane protein, encoding MFKFVKASAILLAGLMFAGAASAQTKVAVVNIQAAIMSTEKATAKINALKTSSEYSQLQNTAESIRVEVQKMAEDAQKNGVTWSEEKRAEEQRKINFKRSDFETTVKKLRAIEGQAVQDLQKDLLPKAKEALEAVIKERKLDLVLDATAAVYAGNDANLTEELVKRLNAAK
- the bamA gene encoding outer membrane protein assembly factor BamA — its product is MKNFLKAASLGLALPITAYAQSFVVNDIRVEGLQRVSAGTVFAALPVRVGDQVESVEIQSATRALFRTGYFQDIQIGRENGVLVITVRERPAISKIEITGNKAIKTEDLLKGMNDNGLAEGQIFKRATLEGLAQELQRQYVAQGRYGASVKTEVKELPRNQVELKVVVDEGSVAAIKHINVVGNQAFSDEELGEIFELQTTGWLSWLNSDDKYSREKLTGDLERLESYYLDRGYLEFKIDSTQVSLSPDKKSVFITVNITEGDVYTVSDVELAGDPVVSEEEIRRLLLVRKGQTFSQVLMTTTSDYITKRLGNEGYTFAEVNGMPEANEEDKTVKVTFFIDPGKRAYVRRINFRGNTRTSDDVLRREMRQMESASASSARIEQSKVRLERLGYFKEVQVETTEVPGTSDQIDVEYTVEEQPSGSIGGTVGYAQGSGLVLGANVQENNWLGTGKSVGFGVNTSKYQTVVNFSYTDPYFTPDGVSRGFNVFYQERDYSEINLSSYNTTTYGAGLSFGYPISEISRIGLNVGFNHLELSTHSSSVQQIVSSPRPISGVTGEVDLDELASISEELGQAVEDGVVLDLSMPLDDSLLNTDYDGFVDLYGDEFDTWSLTTSYARSTLNRGILATRGASQQASMEIALPGGDLEYYKFIYTAQYFRPLTKDLTLRLRTRLGYANGYGDTGELPFFENFYGGGFGSVRGFERNTLGPRSTPAEFYDYVSCAVDAEGAVTKRCYVLNTDTGELVTESSGRRPDPFGGNILVEGSAEVIFPIPFVKDQRSMQSAFFIDAGNVFDSSCGATQLNCYDIDVDYLNVSAGIGLTWITGFGPLTFSLAKALRENEDDDVEVFQFSLGNSF